Proteins encoded within one genomic window of Dromaius novaehollandiae isolate bDroNov1 chromosome 7, bDroNov1.hap1, whole genome shotgun sequence:
- the TMEM177 gene encoding transmembrane protein 177, giving the protein MGAQFLRKASAWLKKRKTTLLAVSCMGLFGANLSYHVFPEQTFKLLHECWSDGQPAELSQSLRGVFHNVLQDTDVKSANSYRAFAASGFHPVSAGIPWLPAGSLVGIPPNFDSTVEDKKGIVSHIVVINGKEVDWESSEGVALGEALTFSPEAQKFAIAREIVYLQNGSPLVNAAVAPACLAGTYFGGIGIKVLLGLYPGPMVLRSICNLIIAAAGLICYYISYDAVTYHLDCKADRNAATISKDYARGGVEFYDKILSRNRILRTLMGKQGVKVYAPSGNLFPRHWFRIKHTPYTYRRDLIVNILRELQA; this is encoded by the coding sequence ATGGGAGCGCAGTTCCTGCGGAAAGCATCTGCGTGGCTTAAGAAGCGCAAGACCACTTTGTTGGCTGTTTCTTGCATGGGACTGTTCGGTGCTAACCTTTCCTATCATGTGTTTCCTGAGCAGACTTTCAAACTGTTACATGAGTGCTGGTCAGATGGGCAGCCAGCTGAGCTTTCCCAGAGTCTCCGTGGTGTCTTTCACAATGTCCTTCAAGATACTGATGTGAAATCCGCTAACTCCTATCGGGCCTTTGCAGCTTCTGGCTTCCACCCAGTGAGTGCTGGAATCCCATggcttcctgcaggctctttggTGGGCATCCCTCCTAATTTTGATAGCACAGTTGAGGATAAAAAAGGAATAGTCAGCCACATTGTTGTGATCAATGGAAAGGAAGTAGACTGGGAGAGCAGTGAAGGTGTTGCTTTGGGGGAAGCTCTGACATTTTCACCTGAAGCTCAGAAATTTGCTATTGCCAGAGAAATTGTGTATTTGCAAAATGGCAGCCCTTTAGTAAATGCTGCTGTGGCTCCAGCTTGCTTAGCTGGTACATATTTCGGTGGGATAGGTATAAAGGTACTTCTGGGTTTATATCCTGGTCCCATGGTACTTCGCAGCATCTGTAACCTCATAATTGCCGCCGCTGGACTAATCTGCTATTATATTTCTTATGATGCTGTGACCTATCACTTAGACTGCAAGGCTGACAGAAATGCAGCTACCATTTCCAAAGACTACGCTAGAGGTGGGGTGGAATTTTATGACAAAATCTTGTCCCGCAACAGGATTCTTCGTACTCTGATGGGCAAACAAGGGGTGAAAGTGTATGCCCCTAGTGGTAACCTTTTCCCAAGGCACTGGTTCAGAATAAAGCATACCCCGTACACTTACCGAAGAGATTTGATTGTTAATATTTTAAGAGAGCTCCAGGCATAG